In a genomic window of Procambarus clarkii isolate CNS0578487 chromosome 10, FALCON_Pclarkii_2.0, whole genome shotgun sequence:
- the RNASEK gene encoding ribonuclease kappa — protein sequence MRVKICGPKCSLCCTLLSIWGIVQLVSAYACNSVVSVVGLVQLSDGSLFWIKSPAFIEDLSFPDDVLHPVHDDPEKNALDYLLALNESYATIAKNCGIAAALYAVSLIISGWQMWVNKSS from the exons ATGAGGGTCAAAATTTGTGGTCCTAAATGCTCTCTCTGCTGCACCCTGCTCAGCATATGGGGGATAGTTCAACTTGTAAGTGCTTATGCTTGTAATAGTGTAGTGAGTGTTGTTGGTCTAGTTCAGTT GTCTGATGGGAGTCTTTTCTGGATTAAATCGCCTGCCTTTATTGAAGACTTAAGTTTTCCAGATGATGTTTTGCATCCTGTCCACGATGATCCTGAAAAAAATGCCCTCGACTATCTTCTCGCTTTAAATGAGTCATATGCAACG ATTGCCAAGAACTGTGGGATTGCAGCTGCTCTGTATGCAGTCTCTCTCATAATTTCTGGATGGCAGATGTGGGTGAATAAGAGTAGCTAA